The Peribacillus simplex genome contains a region encoding:
- a CDS encoding tripeptidase T: MINEERLVNEFMELVQIDSETKNEAAIAKVLKEKFGALGVEVFEDDTTAVTGHGAGNLVCTLKGNKEGVDTIYFTSHMDTVVPGNGIKPSIKDGYIVSDGTTILGADDKAGLAVMLETLKVLKEQNIEHGTIEFIITVGEESGLVGAKALDRSLVTAKFGFALDSDGKVGNVVVAAPTQAKVSATILGKTAHAGVAPEKGVSAITIAAKAISRMPLGRIDEETTANIGRFQGGQQTNIVCDHVEILAEARSLIPEKMEIQVAKMKEAFETAAIEMGGRAEVEVTVMYPGFKYGAGDHVVEIARKAAEKIGRPCELVKSGGGSDANVIAGFGIPTVNLAVGYEDIHTTNERIPVEELTKLAEMVVSIVKEVSGE, translated from the coding sequence ATGATTAATGAAGAACGTTTAGTTAATGAATTTATGGAATTGGTGCAGATCGATTCCGAAACGAAAAATGAAGCAGCCATCGCCAAAGTGCTGAAAGAAAAATTCGGGGCACTGGGTGTAGAGGTTTTCGAAGATGATACAACAGCAGTTACCGGTCATGGTGCAGGGAATTTAGTCTGTACTTTAAAAGGAAATAAAGAAGGCGTGGATACCATCTATTTCACCTCCCATATGGATACGGTTGTACCAGGTAATGGGATCAAGCCTTCCATCAAAGATGGATACATAGTTTCAGACGGAACGACCATTTTAGGGGCGGATGACAAAGCTGGATTAGCGGTCATGTTAGAAACGCTTAAAGTGTTGAAAGAACAGAATATCGAGCATGGTACAATCGAATTCATCATTACAGTCGGTGAAGAATCTGGCTTGGTAGGGGCAAAGGCATTGGACCGCTCCCTAGTAACGGCTAAATTCGGTTTTGCACTTGATAGTGATGGTAAAGTGGGCAATGTGGTTGTTGCTGCACCTACTCAGGCGAAAGTATCTGCAACCATTTTAGGCAAGACTGCTCACGCTGGTGTCGCTCCTGAGAAAGGCGTTTCGGCCATTACGATCGCTGCCAAAGCAATCTCTAGAATGCCATTAGGCAGAATCGACGAGGAAACGACAGCCAATATCGGACGGTTCCAGGGGGGACAGCAAACCAATATTGTTTGTGACCATGTTGAAATCCTTGCAGAAGCAAGATCCTTGATTCCTGAAAAAATGGAAATACAGGTAGCGAAAATGAAAGAGGCATTCGAGACTGCAGCCATTGAAATGGGCGGACGGGCCGAAGTTGAAGTTACCGTCATGTATCCTGGTTTTAAATATGGTGCTGGTGATCATGTAGTCGAAATCGCAAGAAAGGCAGCAGAGAAAATCGGCCGTCCTTGCGAGCTGGTTAAAAGCGGCGGAGGAAGCGATGCGAATGTCATTGCAGGCTTTGGCATCCCTACTGTCAATCTCGCAGTGGGCTATGAAGATATCCATACTACGAATGAAAGAATCCCAGTTGAGGAATTAACGAAGCTAGCTGAAATGGTTGTCAGTATCGTCAAAGAAGTATCAGGGGAATAA
- a CDS encoding DNA polymerase IV, with translation MKDMYPKNGRVILHVDMNSFYASVEMSYDASLKGKPLAIAGNVEERRGIIVTCSYEARKFGVKTTMPIWQAKKLCPQLVIQKPNFERYRKASLAIFDVLRQYTEMVEPVSIDEGYLDISECAELGSPLDIANSIQERIFNTMDLPCSIGIAPNKFLAKTASDMKKPMGITVLRKRDISEKLWPLQVGQMHGIGDKTSEKLQTIGIMTIRDLAHANDSQLKQLLGINGIRLKDRANGIDPRVVDPEAIFEHKSIGNSTTLPHDTTNQKELIGVLDKLSGKVAVRLRNKRLLGQKIGVTIRYKDRRTITRSRTVPNPVFEKKDILDEAIDLFMKNWNGEGIRLLGVTAYDVIEKESAFKQLDIFSFQEDAEKEPLYEAMEHLQNKYGENIIKKGLPLKNRSIGTDTSFSKDFFGQSRRKDPPFDKG, from the coding sequence ATGAAGGACATGTATCCCAAAAATGGCAGGGTCATTCTCCATGTAGACATGAATAGTTTCTATGCTTCGGTGGAAATGTCATATGATGCTTCATTAAAAGGCAAACCGCTTGCCATTGCAGGCAATGTTGAAGAGAGAAGGGGCATAATCGTCACCTGCAGCTATGAGGCGAGGAAGTTCGGGGTTAAAACGACCATGCCGATTTGGCAGGCGAAAAAACTATGTCCCCAATTAGTCATTCAGAAACCGAATTTCGAGCGCTATCGAAAGGCATCACTGGCTATTTTCGATGTTTTGAGGCAATATACAGAGATGGTTGAACCGGTTTCGATAGATGAGGGGTACCTGGATATTAGTGAATGCGCCGAATTGGGTTCGCCTTTAGATATAGCCAATAGCATTCAGGAAAGAATTTTTAATACGATGGATCTCCCTTGCAGCATCGGGATTGCCCCTAATAAATTTTTGGCCAAAACTGCTTCTGATATGAAGAAGCCAATGGGAATCACCGTGTTAAGGAAACGGGACATTTCGGAAAAGCTCTGGCCTTTACAAGTGGGCCAAATGCATGGCATCGGGGATAAGACCTCGGAAAAGCTTCAAACTATCGGGATAATGACGATCAGGGACCTTGCACACGCCAATGATAGTCAACTTAAACAGCTCCTAGGGATCAATGGCATCCGTTTGAAAGATAGGGCAAATGGAATCGATCCAAGGGTAGTGGATCCCGAAGCGATTTTTGAGCATAAGAGCATTGGGAACTCGACAACTCTTCCGCATGACACCACCAATCAAAAAGAACTGATCGGTGTATTGGATAAGCTTTCCGGGAAGGTAGCCGTCCGCTTGAGAAATAAACGCCTGCTTGGTCAAAAAATAGGTGTGACGATCCGTTACAAAGACCGCCGCACAATAACGAGAAGCAGAACGGTTCCTAATCCGGTTTTTGAAAAAAAGGATATTTTGGATGAAGCTATCGATCTCTTTATGAAAAATTGGAATGGGGAAGGTATCAGGCTTCTTGGTGTCACTGCCTATGATGTCATCGAAAAAGAGTCGGCCTTCAAGCAACTGGATATTTTCTCCTTTCAAGAGGATGCAGAAAAAGAACCTCTGTATGAAGCGATGGAACACTTGCAAAATAAGTACGGAGAAAATATTATTAAAAAGGGATTACCCTTGAAAAACCGTTCAATTGGAACAGACACTAGCTTCAGCAAAGATTTCTTTGGGCAATCCAGGAGGAAGGATCCTCCATTTGACAAAGGATAG
- the zwf gene encoding glucose-6-phosphate dehydrogenase: MTENNKPTALIMIFGATGDLAKRKLFPSIYRLFQKEKINKFAVVGVARRPLTNEEFQTSVKDSILTFGHAEEKVDEFISHFHYHSHDVSSSESYLQLKDIAEKLDGQYQLEGNRIFYLAMAPEFFGTIAEQIKAQGLTDTNGYKRLVIEKPFGHSFETAQKLNEQIRTAFAEDEIYRIDHYLGKEMVQNIEVIRFSNALFEPLWNNRYISNIQVTSSETLGVEERGRYYETSGALRDMVQNHLLQMVALLAMEPPIALTTEEIRSEKVRALRSLRPMKVEEVNQYFVRGQYGEGTIADQTLPAYRNEHNVDPESNTETYVAGKLMIDNFRWAGVPFYIRTGKRMDVKSTNIVVQFKDIPMNLYYKTEETLNPNLLVIHIQPDEGITLYLNVKKSGTTSNTKPVKLTVSNKGIEHINSPEAYEKLLFDSMRGDATNFTHWDEVALSWKFVDTISNAWENTKDESFPNYEAGSTGPLASDELLAEDGHIWWEIKNNENDVD, translated from the coding sequence ATGACAGAAAACAATAAACCCACAGCATTGATCATGATTTTTGGTGCGACCGGAGATTTAGCGAAAAGGAAATTGTTTCCTTCCATATATCGACTATTTCAAAAAGAGAAAATCAATAAGTTCGCCGTCGTTGGAGTAGCAAGGAGGCCCTTGACGAACGAGGAGTTCCAGACAAGTGTAAAGGATTCCATACTTACGTTCGGACATGCGGAAGAAAAGGTCGACGAATTCATTTCCCATTTCCATTATCACTCCCATGATGTCTCCAGTTCGGAATCATACCTGCAGTTAAAAGACATTGCCGAAAAATTGGACGGACAATATCAATTAGAAGGAAACCGGATCTTCTACTTGGCGATGGCACCCGAGTTTTTCGGAACGATTGCCGAACAGATTAAAGCTCAAGGCCTGACCGACACCAATGGATATAAGCGCCTTGTCATAGAAAAGCCATTTGGACACAGTTTCGAAACAGCACAAAAATTGAATGAGCAGATTCGAACTGCATTCGCCGAAGATGAAATCTATCGTATCGATCATTATTTAGGTAAAGAAATGGTACAAAATATTGAGGTCATACGTTTTTCAAATGCCCTATTCGAGCCGCTTTGGAATAACAGATATATATCCAATATCCAGGTTACTTCAAGCGAAACACTTGGCGTTGAAGAACGTGGGCGTTATTATGAAACCAGCGGTGCCCTAAGGGATATGGTCCAAAACCATCTGCTGCAAATGGTGGCCTTGCTTGCCATGGAACCCCCGATCGCTTTGACGACAGAAGAGATCCGAAGCGAAAAAGTGCGGGCATTGCGCTCACTTCGACCAATGAAAGTGGAAGAAGTCAATCAATACTTCGTCCGTGGCCAATATGGTGAAGGAACGATAGCCGATCAAACACTTCCAGCCTACCGCAATGAACATAACGTAGATCCAGAATCCAACACAGAGACCTATGTGGCGGGTAAATTGATGATTGATAACTTCCGTTGGGCCGGTGTTCCTTTTTATATCCGTACCGGAAAGAGGATGGATGTCAAATCAACGAATATCGTCGTTCAATTCAAGGATATCCCGATGAACCTGTATTATAAAACGGAAGAAACGCTGAACCCGAATCTTCTCGTTATCCATATCCAGCCTGACGAAGGTATCACACTGTACTTAAATGTTAAGAAATCCGGGACGACATCCAATACAAAGCCAGTGAAGCTTACCGTCTCCAACAAAGGGATCGAACACATCAATTCTCCCGAGGCATATGAAAAGCTATTGTTTGACAGCATGCGCGGGGATGCTACAAACTTTACGCACTGGGACGAGGTTGCCCTATCATGGAAGTTCGTCGATACCATTTCCAATGCATGGGAAAATACAAAGGACGAGTCTTTCCCTAACTATGAAGCGGGATCCACAGGTCCTCTGGCATCCGATGAACTCCTGGCAGAGGATGGGCATATTTGGTGGGAAATCAAGAATAACGAAAATGATGTTGATTGA
- a CDS encoding asparagine synthase, with protein sequence MDIREGLIPTALGTAVTAAGYVMKQTRGSNKMVANTVFGFGLAHVVLGVIDLVEHRR encoded by the coding sequence ATGGACATTCGTGAAGGATTAATTCCAACAGCGTTGGGCACAGCCGTGACAGCTGCGGGTTATGTTATGAAGCAGACCCGGGGCTCAAACAAAATGGTAGCTAATACGGTTTTTGGTTTCGGTTTGGCACATGTTGTATTAGGGGTCATTGACCTTGTAGAGCATCGAAGATAG
- a CDS encoding squalene/phytoene synthase family protein — translation MTDKSDLHTKAMDFLLKTSRTFFIPISYLPKGLQEAIGAAYLCMRAIDEIEDHPGLPAANKVSLLKALSEMLDADFREEDLQSLFEPYKDDLPEVTLFLSDWIEFCPPGAKGKVLESTKEMAEGMAKWVTLDWQIHNEEELDDYTYYVAGLVGVMLSDMWNWYDGTETDRELAIAFGRGLQTVNILRNREEDAERGVNFYPDGWGFDEMLAHTEHNLALADAYIGEIETKEIIQFCKIPLELAKATLKALKEGKEKIDRTTVTEIVSQVVEH, via the coding sequence ATGACTGATAAAAGTGACCTACATACTAAAGCAATGGATTTTCTCCTAAAAACAAGCCGGACTTTTTTCATTCCAATCAGCTATCTTCCAAAGGGTTTGCAAGAAGCTATTGGAGCTGCGTACCTTTGCATGCGCGCCATCGATGAGATCGAGGATCACCCGGGTCTTCCTGCAGCTAATAAGGTTTCCCTTTTAAAGGCTCTTAGTGAGATGCTTGATGCGGATTTCAGGGAAGAAGATCTTCAATCGTTATTTGAACCATATAAGGATGATCTTCCCGAGGTGACCCTGTTTCTTTCGGACTGGATTGAATTTTGTCCTCCCGGTGCAAAAGGCAAAGTCTTGGAATCTACAAAGGAAATGGCCGAAGGCATGGCAAAATGGGTTACTTTGGACTGGCAAATCCATAATGAAGAGGAACTCGATGATTACACATATTATGTTGCAGGTTTAGTGGGGGTCATGCTGTCTGATATGTGGAACTGGTACGATGGAACCGAAACGGATCGCGAGCTTGCCATCGCATTTGGCCGTGGACTCCAAACGGTCAATATCCTGCGTAACCGTGAGGAAGATGCAGAACGCGGTGTGAATTTTTATCCGGATGGCTGGGGTTTCGACGAGATGCTTGCCCATACGGAGCATAATCTTGCATTAGCCGATGCATACATTGGAGAGATTGAAACGAAAGAAATCATCCAATTCTGCAAAATACCCTTGGAATTGGCAAAAGCCACATTGAAAGCCTTAAAAGAAGGCAAAGAAAAAATCGATCGTACTACAGTTACCGAAATTGTCAGCCAGGTTGTCGAACACTGA
- the gndA gene encoding NADP-dependent phosphogluconate dehydrogenase, which translates to MTKQQIGVIGLAVMGKNLAFNIESRGYSISVYNRSGSKTDEMMKEAEGKNVTPAYTLEEFVNSLEKPRKILLMVKAGAATDATIEQLKPLLEKGDIVIDGGNTFFKDTQRRNEELSKLGIHFIGTGVSGGEEGALTGPSIMPGGQKEAYELVAPILKDISAKVDGDACCTYIGPDGAGHYVKMVHNGIEYGDMQLISESYFLLKNLLGLSAEEFHEVFTEWNEGELDSYLIEITADIFKKYDEETGKPMVDVILDKAGQKGTGKWTSQSALDLGVPLPIITESVFARFISAIKDERVEASKILRGPKAESFTGDKKALIENIRKALYMSKICSYAQGFAQMKAASEENDWNLQYGEIAMIFRGGCIIRAQFLQKIKEAYDREANLNNLLLDPYFQGIVESYQGALREVVSTAVMNGIPVPCLSSALAYFDSYRTETLPANLIQAQRDYFGAHTYQRIDKEGTFHTEWMEK; encoded by the coding sequence ATGACAAAACAACAAATTGGCGTTATCGGACTAGCCGTAATGGGCAAGAACCTTGCATTTAATATTGAAAGCAGGGGATATTCAATTTCCGTGTATAATCGCTCAGGATCAAAAACGGACGAAATGATGAAGGAAGCGGAAGGCAAAAACGTAACACCTGCTTATACGCTTGAAGAATTCGTCAATTCTTTGGAAAAGCCGCGCAAAATTTTATTGATGGTTAAAGCCGGAGCGGCAACAGATGCAACGATCGAGCAATTAAAACCGTTACTTGAAAAAGGTGATATCGTTATTGATGGGGGGAATACCTTCTTCAAGGACACTCAGCGCCGCAATGAGGAATTAAGCAAGCTTGGCATCCATTTCATCGGTACAGGCGTGTCAGGAGGGGAAGAAGGAGCTCTGACAGGTCCATCCATCATGCCTGGAGGTCAAAAAGAAGCATATGAACTTGTTGCACCGATCTTGAAGGATATATCAGCTAAGGTCGATGGTGATGCTTGCTGTACATATATCGGACCGGATGGTGCAGGTCATTATGTTAAAATGGTACATAATGGTATTGAATACGGGGACATGCAATTGATTTCGGAATCTTATTTCCTTCTGAAAAATCTCCTTGGACTATCTGCTGAAGAATTCCATGAAGTCTTTACTGAATGGAATGAAGGGGAGCTTGATAGCTATTTAATTGAAATCACTGCTGATATTTTCAAAAAATATGATGAAGAAACCGGCAAGCCGATGGTCGATGTCATTTTAGATAAAGCTGGCCAAAAAGGTACAGGGAAATGGACTAGTCAAAGTGCGCTTGATCTTGGTGTTCCGCTTCCAATCATTACGGAGTCCGTGTTTGCCCGGTTTATTTCAGCAATCAAGGACGAGCGTGTTGAAGCGAGTAAAATCCTTCGTGGTCCAAAAGCGGAATCATTTACAGGCGACAAAAAGGCTTTGATTGAAAATATCCGTAAAGCACTTTATATGAGCAAAATCTGTTCATATGCACAAGGCTTTGCACAAATGAAAGCAGCTTCAGAAGAAAATGACTGGAACTTGCAATATGGGGAAATCGCGATGATTTTCCGTGGCGGCTGTATCATTCGTGCACAATTCCTCCAAAAAATCAAGGAAGCGTACGATCGTGAAGCGAACTTGAACAACCTTCTTCTAGATCCATATTTCCAAGGGATCGTCGAAAGCTATCAAGGAGCTTTACGTGAGGTAGTGTCAACGGCTGTGATGAACGGAATCCCGGTTCCTTGCTTGTCATCAGCACTTGCCTATTTCGACAGCTATCGCACAGAAACGCTGCCAGCAAACCTGATTCAAGCTCAACGTGACTATTTTGGAGCTCATACTTATCAACGCATTGATAAAGAAGGAACGTTCCATACCGAATGGATGGAAAAATAA
- the rnz gene encoding ribonuclease Z: protein MDFVLLGTGAGVPAKARNVTSIALQLLEERGTVWLFDCGEATQHQILKTAVKPRKVEKIFITHLHGDHIFGLPGFLSSRSFQGGVDKLTVYGPQGIDAFIKTSLQVSGTHLKYPLEIIEIEEGAVFEDEQFTVTAMSLDHGIYSIGYRIVEKDRPGSLLVDRLRSEGVKPGPLFKALKNGQTVCLDDGRVLNGKDYLSAPQKGRIITILGDTRMCSNALILAESADYLVHEATFSAEESEMASAYYHSTTVQAAETALKAGAKNLILTHISSRYTPEDAERLKEESKAIFANTIMGEDLMAIKVPLYTEESGS, encoded by the coding sequence GTGGATTTCGTTTTATTGGGTACAGGCGCTGGCGTTCCGGCTAAAGCGCGTAATGTGACATCAATCGCCCTACAATTATTGGAAGAACGAGGGACGGTTTGGTTATTCGATTGTGGGGAAGCAACACAGCATCAAATATTAAAAACGGCGGTCAAGCCGCGAAAGGTTGAAAAGATCTTCATCACCCATTTACATGGTGACCACATCTTCGGACTGCCTGGATTTTTAAGCAGCAGATCTTTTCAGGGCGGTGTGGATAAATTGACCGTATATGGTCCACAAGGAATAGATGCATTTATTAAGACGAGCTTACAGGTGAGTGGAACTCATTTAAAATATCCCTTGGAAATCATCGAAATAGAAGAAGGCGCAGTGTTTGAGGACGAACAATTCACAGTGACGGCCATGTCGCTTGATCATGGCATTTACAGCATCGGTTACAGGATTGTTGAAAAAGATCGTCCGGGAAGCCTACTTGTCGACCGGCTGCGGTCTGAAGGTGTGAAGCCGGGGCCTCTTTTTAAAGCATTGAAAAATGGACAAACGGTCTGTCTCGATGATGGCCGTGTCTTAAATGGGAAGGACTATCTCAGTGCTCCGCAAAAAGGACGGATCATCACGATTCTCGGTGATACAAGAATGTGCAGCAATGCGCTCATTCTTGCTGAATCGGCGGATTACCTTGTTCATGAAGCTACATTTTCAGCGGAAGAATCCGAAATGGCATCAGCCTATTATCATTCGACCACCGTTCAGGCTGCAGAAACGGCTTTGAAAGCGGGAGCTAAGAATCTAATCCTTACGCATATCAGCTCACGGTATACTCCGGAGGATGCTGAGAGGCTAAAAGAGGAAAGCAAAGCGATCTTTGCAAACACGATTATGGGTGAAGATCTGATGGCAATTAAAGTTCCTTTGTATACAGAGGAATCGGGCAGCTGA